The genomic stretch AAGATCATCGCCTCGCACAGGCCGGACCTGGCTCTCAACCCGGCCTCCTGCTCCAAGATCGTAACTTCGATCACGGCCCTGGAGCTTCTGGGTCCTGACTATCGCTTCAGGACGATTTTCGCCGCCGACGCCCCCGCGCAGGCCGGCGCGATCGGCACGCTCTACGTCAGGGGCGAGGGCGACCCATCGCTCATCAACGAGGAGATAGCCAAGATCGCGATCAACCTGCGCGAGAACGGACTGCGCAGGATCACGGGCGGGATAGTCATCGACAATTCGTACTTCAACTCCTTCGATTTCCCGCGCAAGGGCGGCGACGACGGCCGGGCGTTCACGGCAAAGATCTCCGCGGTCGCGGTAAATTTCAACAGCATCGGCGTCACGGTGGCACCGGGGAGGAGCGGAGGCAGCGCGTCAGTGAAGCTGGAGCCCCCGCTCGAAGACTACAGGGTGATCAACAAGGTCATCACCAGCGGCAAGACGCGCATCTATATCAAGACGAGCACAGGCGGCGAGGGCATGTCCGTCACTGTGAGCGGCAGCATCTCTCCCCGCGCAGGGCCCTCCACCTACTGGCGCTCCGTCGAAGATCCGGTCGGATATGCGGGCGCGGTCATCGCACACCACTTCAGGGAAGCAGGCATCGAGGTAACCGGCCCCATACGCAGCGGCGGCATGCCCGCCTCCGCTTCGATCGTAGCGGAGCAGCTCTCCAGGCCGCTTGCCGAGATCGTCTACGACATGAACAAGCTCTCCACCAACTTCGTGGCGGAGCAGATCACAAAGCACCTCGGCGCGAAGCGCATGGGCGCCCCCGGCTCCACGGAAAAGGGCGTGGCAGCGATGGAAGAACACCTGGCGACCCTCGGCGTGCCGAGGGGATCGGCCATGTTCGAGAACGGCTCCGGACTCTCGGCCGTGAGCCGCATATCCGCGCAGCAGCTCGTGCAGGTGCTGGTCTCCGCGTATCAGAACCGCAAGCTGCGGGGGGATTTCATCAACTCGCTCTCGGTCCTGGGCGTCGACGGCACGATGAAGAACTGGGGGAGGATCGCGCCGGACCTGGTGGGAAGCGTGTACGCCAAGACCGGCACGCTCGACGGCGTGAGCACGCTCGCGGGTTACGTCCCCATGAGCGACAACAGACTGGCCGCCTTCGCGATAC from bacterium encodes the following:
- the dacB gene encoding D-alanyl-D-alanine carboxypeptidase/D-alanyl-D-alanine-endopeptidase, which codes for MSNARKRIILSTALIFALAAPFSASAQMDLSREMANPGFNPERTSIVVADVSTGKIIASHRPDLALNPASCSKIVTSITALELLGPDYRFRTIFAADAPAQAGAIGTLYVRGEGDPSLINEEIAKIAINLRENGLRRITGGIVIDNSYFNSFDFPRKGGDDGRAFTAKISAVAVNFNSIGVTVAPGRSGGSASVKLEPPLEDYRVINKVITSGKTRIYIKTSTGGEGMSVTVSGSISPRAGPSTYWRSVEDPVGYAGAVIAHHFREAGIEVTGPIRSGGMPASASIVAEQLSRPLAEIVYDMNKLSTNFVAEQITKHLGAKRMGAPGSTEKGVAAMEEHLATLGVPRGSAMFENGSGLSAVSRISAQQLVQVLVSAYQNRKLRGDFINSLSVLGVDGTMKNWGRIAPDLVGSVYAKTGTLDGVSTLAGYVPMSDNRLAAFAILANGLPKGAWAAKEAELAVLKTIAGISK